In Tripterygium wilfordii isolate XIE 37 chromosome 15, ASM1340144v1, whole genome shotgun sequence, one DNA window encodes the following:
- the LOC120016348 gene encoding uncharacterized protein LOC120016348, producing MKAKSSSIGGSKRRFSCKARLGEFLREGRGRLYIIRRCVVMLLRWHD from the coding sequence ATGAAGGCGAAAAGTAGTTCAATTGGAGGGTCTAAAAGAAGGTTTTCATGTAAAGCCAGGCTTGGTGAATTCCTCAGAGAAGGAAGAGGTAGGCTCTACATAATAAGGAGATGTGTTGTTATGCTTCTCCGCTGGCATGATTAA